In Rhodothermia bacterium, the genomic stretch CGGCAGCTGGTGGGTGCTTTTAGCAAAGACGTTGCCCATACCATGACCGAGATTCTGGCGCGCTTAGGCAGTCAATCGGTAGTGGCCGTTCATGCCCACGATGGCCTTGACGAGTGTTCCACCTCCACAACTACCGATATCTTTCGTTACCAAATCGGGCAAAACCTGGTTCAAGAATCCATCACTCCAGAGCAATTTGGGTTACAGCGTATAGACCCACTTCTGCTTAAAGGAGGTGATGCAAAAGAAAATGCGGGCATCCTGAAGGCGGTCTTATCGGGCGAGTCTGGCCCACCGCGCGAAATTGTACTGCTCAATGCCGCGTATGCACTTTGGACGTCAGGCAAATATGCGAATGTGGAAGCCGCGTTTACTGCCGCCAAAACCAGTATTGACGGTGGTGCGGCACTAGCCAAATTGAACGCTTTGATTCGTACCTCCAACCGTTAATCCCTCCCCTGTCCGCCTCCATTGTCATATGAGTATATTAAACCGCATTATTGAAGATACCCGTTTGTTGGTCGAAACACGGAAACAACGTATTCCAGCAAGCGATTTGGAACGAAGTTCGCATTTTTCCGCCCCCACCTTATCGCTGGTCAAAGCACTCCGGAAGCCCCACCTTACGGTAATTGCCGAGATCAAAAAGGCATCACCCTCAAAAGGACTTATCCGCGCCGAGTTCCCTGTTCAGGAATTGGCCTTGTCGTATAAACATGGGAGGGCAGATGCGATTTCGGTTTTAACCGAGCCGAAATATTTTCTTGGCTCGCCTGAATTTCTCAAACAGGTGCGAAGGACGGTGGACCTACCTCTGCTGCGCAAGGACTTTGTGATTGATCCTTACCAACTACTGGAGGCCCGTGCCTGGGGGGCAGATGCCGTTTTGCTGATTGCGACGGTGCTAGATCCCCAAGAGCTATACGACCTTCACCAAATGGCAAACGAACTTGGGCTTTCTTGTCTGGTAGAAGTTCATGACCCTAAAGAGTTGGATACCTTGGACTTAGATCAAGTAAAAGTGATGGGTGTAAACAACCGCAATCTACATAATTTTTCGGTGGATCTCAATCAAAGTCTTCGTGTTTTTGCACATGTTCCGTCCTCCATTGTTCGCGTAGCTGAGAGCGGGTTAAAAACGCCCAAAGACTTGGCTTATCTGCGGCAAAACGGGATAGATGCTGTGTTGATCGGGGAGACCTTTATGCGGGCCAATGACCCCGGTGAAGCCCTGCAAGAACTCCTCCAAGAAACGAATCACCTCCTCCAAGCCACGAACCACGTATGAAACTCAAAATCTGCGGTTTGACCAACCTACCCGATGCACGCTATTGTGCCGCTACGAATGCCGACTTTCTCGGATTTATTCGTTATCCAAAAAGCCCAAGGTATGTGTCGGAGGCCGATGCCAAAGAAATCATTGCATGGATAGGTGGCCCGGAAACGGTGGGCGTTTATGTGAATGAACCCCCAGAAACCATTAACGAAGAAGCCACCCATATCGGGTTTACCTATATCCAACTTAGCGGTGACGAATCCCCCGAAGACTGTGCCAAAATACACCTGCCCGTCATCAAAGGATTTCGTGTGGCCGAGGGTGAAACAGCATTGCGCTTGCGGCTGAGGATGGAACCTTTCCGGCCATATGTTGCCTATTTCCTATTGGATACCCACCGAAAGAATGAATATGGCGGTACAGGCGAGGTGTTCGACTGGGCGATTGCACGAGAGCTGGCCAAAGACTTCCCACTCTTCTTAGCGGGTGGCCTTTCGCACAGAAACGCCCACCAAGCAGCGGAATCCGTCCGTCCATTTGGATTGGATGTCTCTTCCCGCCTCGAAGAACAGCCCGGAAGGAAGGACTTGGATAAAGTGGATGCGTTTATGGAGGTCTGGGCATCTATCCAAAATGAAGCCCGTTAATGCGCTAATTCGGGTTTTCGATGAACGCCCATTGGCTGTACATAGCCGAAACCAAGCCTGTCGAAACTCGTTTTTTACCCGCGTTGTGTTAGGGTTCACGGCTAAAGCCTCCCATTTTTGCGTACTTACATCCCCTCCCTACAGCGTAGCGTTAATGCGGCGTTAACGGAAAAGATTTCCTAAAGTTGGAAAAATATTTTTGTAGGTGTACCTTGAAAGTGTACTTTAAGTCCCGTAAAATTATACTTTAAGGCCAATATACGCGCCTGCAATTTCTAAAATACGTTGCCATGCCCAATTTTACCGTCCGTCCAATTTCCTCCAAACGGGATATGAACCGTTTCATAGACTTTGTGTATGATTTCTACAACGAAAAAGATTATCCCTATGCCGTTCCGCCTCTTCGGATGGATCAAGCGGAAACGTTGAGTCCTAAGAAAAACCCATTTTTCGAGCATGGGAAAGTGCAATGTTTCTTGGCGGAGGACGCTTCTGGAAATATCTTAGGCAGAATTGCTGCGATCGTCAATGGCTCTTACCTAGCGAAATACCAAGACGGGAGCGGTTTTTTCGGCTTTTTCGAGTCGGTGGAGATCTACGATGTCGCAGAGGCATTGTTCAAAGCCGCCGAGGAATGGCTTCGGGCACAAGGCTTAACCAAAATGGGTGGGCCATTGAACCCCACCATCAACGACACGGCGGGCTTATTGGTGGATGGCTTCGACCGCCGCCCGTCAGTCATGATGCCCTATAACCCGCCTTATTACGAGGGTTTTTTGAAGCAATATGGTTTTGAGCGGGTCATGACCATGTGGGCTTATTATATCCATCATAAATACCGTGCAAATTTCGAGAAGTTAGAGCGTATGATTGGCCTGCTTTATAAAAGGTATCCGGGCTTAAAACTCCGCAAATTAGACATGAAAAACTTCGATCGCGATGCCCAAATTATAAAAGACATCTACAACGAAGCATGGTCTAATAATTGGGGGAGCGTACCCATGACCGATCATGAGTTCAAGCATTTGGCGGGCTTCCTGAAGATGATTGTGGATCCACGTGTGGTTTTTATTTTAGAATTGGACGGCGAACCGGTCGCTTTTTCCATTACATTACCCGACTTAAATCAGGTTTTACGATATGTGAAACGCGGGAGTGTACTCCAAGCGCTACCGTTGATTTTGCGAAATCGTCGTCCCGGAAAGGGCAGCATGATCCACGACGGACGTACCTTGTTAATGGGCGTCCGGCTTAAGCACCAAGGCAAAGGCTTCGACGCCATTGTTAACCATGCCATCGTAAAATACGGCCCTGAAAATGGCTATGTTGGTTCAGAAATGTCTTGGTTATTAGACGCCAATAAGCCGATGGTGAATGCGGCCATCAATTTGGGTGGTGTTAAGGATAAAGAATATGCGATGTTCGAGAAAGCCCTTTAATCAACGTGCGTTCTAAGTTCATCCAGCTATCCTCATGACAGACAGGCAATACAAACCATAAACGGGTAACGTTCGATGTACTCGGTGGGGTACAAAATTAGCCCTCTCGGAGCAGTATCTTTCTATAATGAAGAAATGTTTAGCAAGCATAGTCCCAAAACCAATATCTTTAACTATGGCCCGCTCATCCAAAGGAAGTCGTTAAGTTACAAGGTTTTTAGTTCAACCCCTCTTAGGAAGACGAGGGCTTCTGGCCCATAATTAAACAGCAGATCCAAAAGGCTTAGGTCTGGATAAAATCCTGTGTAGGTCTGACGGTAAGCCACGGTTTCTTGGTGGGGGTAATACACAGAGAAACCGGATTTTGCCACAAATGGTGCCGCCTCTTGTGTGGTTAAGAGCGGTTTCTCCCAAATTTGTGCAAGTTCTACAAGGCTTTTCGGCGGGGATTCCCATTCAGACATCTGCTCAATTTCTATCTCATGCTCAATCATCGCGCATAGCCACTTCACAGATGCCGCGTTAAGTTGTGCCAAGGACAAAAATGCTTGTTCAAAAAAAGCGGTCAAAGAGGCTTCGTAGTAATCAAACATCGCCGATGCTCGATAGTGATTCCGTAGGGTTTTGAGGTGCTGTTCGCGCCATTCGGCCTGAGTTGGTTCGAACGTTACAGCATGGATAGGGTCACCGAAGCGGTAGCGAACGGGGATAGAAAGCCATGCGGTTCCAGCATCGGTACGAATCGGGGTGCGGTTTTGGTGAGACTGTCGGCTATACTGAAAAGAATCTGCAAGAATGACCTTATTTGTGTGTAGCAACGTGGTAAAGTAAGAAATTCGTGGGAAGTACTCAGGGAGGCACATGGCAACATGTGGCATCATGTCAATTCGTTCAGTGGTTGTATTCATGCGGTCGGATGTCCAAGTTATAGGTGCAAATACATTTCGTAAATGAGTATTTTGGAGAAAAAAATGACGACCAATCCCTACACTCAAGATCGCTTTTTTCGGTGGACGGTTATCGCCTTTTTGGGAACCATTGGCTTTAGTCTTGTGGGCATGTTGTTGCTATACATACCGCCCGTTACTGCTTTTTTCGCCCCGGTCTTGTCTTGGCTCATTAAAATCCCTACTTGGATATACATGCTGCTCATGCCCATAACGGTTTGGTTGTTGTACCTACCGCATTTGGGGCTGCGTAAGTCACTCTTTTTTTTGGCTTGGGCGGTATTTGTCGGAACAATCATGGAACTTTTGGGGACGGCTACGGGCTTTCCATTCGGAAAATACTTCTATACCGATCTACTTGGGCCTAAAATAATGGATTTGGTTCCTTATTTCATTCCACCTGCATGGTATGCGATGGGTCTTTTGTCTTTCGACTTGGCCACACGGCTTGGCCACACGGGGATGCAGCGGGTTTTAACATCCTCTTTGTTTATGGTCTTGTGGGATTTTAGCCTTGATCCGGCCATGAGTTATGCGCAAACGTTTTGGGTATTCCCCGAAGGCGGCTTTTTCTTTGGGATGCCGCCCGAAAACTGGCTTGGTTGGTTTGTATCTGCACTCATCATTATGCTTGGATTCGAGTATTTGGGGCGTGGCATCCATCCTACGCTTACACCTTGGGTTCCGCGGCTTTGGTTTTTAAATGCAGCTTTTCCGTTTTTGGTCTCGCTTGTTTCGCTTAAGATTGCGGCTTTTTGGTTTGGCTTATTCGCTTCCATCCTCCCTCTTTTGGCCGTTTGGGCTTATGAACATTCCTCCACCCTGAAAGAGCCTGACATATCATGATGCCACAGATGAACAACGCCCATATTTGGCAGGAGTTTCAACGACATTCCCGCACTTTTTCGATGGCAAGCCGCTTTTTGCCGTCGGAAATTAGAATGCCGGTGGCCACTTTATACCTGTATTGTAGGCAAATTGACAATATCGCAGACGAATTGGCATTGACAGCGGGTAAAGAAAAGGCCCTCTTGGCATTGACGGAAGTAGCAGAAAACGTCGCGGCGGTTTTTGAAGGCAAGCCACCAAGGCATCCTTTTTGGGAGCGTTTGGCTGAAATCCATCAGAGGTATGAGCTTTCTTCTCCACCGATGTTTGAGTTGATCGAAGGGGCAAGATGGGACTTAACCGATCGCCGCATAGATAATGAAGACGATTTGTTGGCGTATGCAAACTTAGTTGCAGGCTGTGTGGGTGCAATGATGCTCCCTTTTTTGGCTGAAGAAAAGGAGGATCGGGCAACTTTATTGCCAACCGCCCGGGCTTTAGGAAATGCCATGCAACTCACCAATATCATCCGAGATGTTGGGGATGACTTTAAGTCGTTACGGCGCATCTACATTCCAGCCACATGGATGGATGACTTTGAAGTTACGCCCAGCGATTTAATGGGGGAAGACATTCCATCCGGCTATCCATTGCTGATGGAACGTCTTATGCAAATGGCAGAAGAACTGTATATTGAAGGATTTAAAGGGATACATCGCCTGCCGAGACGTGTCCGAGGTGGTATTCGGATGGCGGCACGGTTTTATCGGGAGATTATGAACGAAGTACGGAGAAATGGGTACAACAATTTATCCAAGCGAGCTTATGTACCTAAGCAGCGCAAAATGCGACTGATCCTAGACAATGATTATTACCGTCGTAGAGATGCCATGCTGCCACAAAATATGCACAACAGAGTCTATCCTCCAACCCTCTCCATGACATGACCAGGTCGCTATTGGGTCGTTTTTGGAGTTCGGCCATGCGTAAGGCATTAGACAAAGCGATCGAAAGGGTGGTTTTGATGGACGAGGAAAACTTGCCGAACCAACCAACCATTTTTTATCTAAACCATCACACGCATTTTGACGGCCACCTCATTTGGCTGATGATCTTTCAAATCCGACGAAACCAAGGCTTGGTTTGGATGGAGCGTTGGGATGAATACCCGTTCTTGGGGCTGCTTGGCGCATTACCTTTCCCCAAAGACCAGCCTAAAGCGCGTGTGCAAACCCTACATCGTACCATCGCACTGCTAAATAAACATCCCGATTGGGATTTTTATATTTTCCCAGAGGGCATCCAACATCCACCAGAAGAAGGGATTATGGCGTTTTCCCCAAAAATTCTACATCGGCTTTCGCGAGAATTACCCCAATATGTATTCTGTCCGGTTGCTATTCGGGTAACGTGGTGGTCTGGCGAGCGGCCAACATTGCTCATGAAAATCGGAACACCACATTCCAAACCGGATGGCCAAGAGGCCCAACGGCTCCAAAACCTGCTCGACGATTTGGCGAAGCCACGAACGGGTACGGTTCGGAAACTTATGGAAAAACCGATTCGCTGCAAAATGGGTTTTGGCTGGATGCGCCGCTTCTTCCGCGATTACCCCAAATAATGAAAGAAACTTTTTGCGGTTAAATGTTAGGTCAAATGCAATAAGACGATGAGATAACGCTTATAGACAAACCAACCCCTTCTTATTTTTAGACGAATCACTTTTATCACGAAACGGTTACAAGTATATTTAAGCGGTGCTACAAGACAGGGCATCGCTCTATTTTTTAAAATGTGGACGTCCTTGAGCCTTTTAGCCCGACGAGTCCTCAAAAATTTTGACTATGTATAAGTATTTGTTTTTATGCTTCTTATTTGCAGGAAGTATTCAAGCCCAAAACCAAATGATTGTTACGGGTTCCAATATTCGTGTACGACAGACAGCAGATGTTAGCGCACTGGAAGTGGGGAAACTAACCCTTGGCGCGATCGTCACCCAAAAAGGAAAATCGGCATCGAAGACCACCATAGGCGGTAAATCGGATTTTTGGTACCAAATCTCATCGCCCAATTTATCCGGTTGGGTTTTTGGAGGCTTTCTAAAACCCTATACTACCTCCCAAAAAAACCTTATCTACACGGAACTTATCCGGTCGAGGTTGTCTGTTGAAGCAACTAACTTTTTAGACGAGGCGGACTTGGTTGTTTTTACCGAAAGGGCCATACGCGAGGTTAAAGCACCACAACTTTTGGGCGAATTAGAAATGAGCCGCTTGCTGGCCATACAACGTGCTGCAAAGTTGATGATGATGGATACAGAGACAGGAGCCTACCCAGAACCTTATAAGACATGGGTATTGCGTCATGAAGGTAAATCGTTATTTTATGACGAAATTTCGGCACAGTACCTGCTGAGTACCAAGGACTTTTGGGCTTTGGCCACCAAATACAAAAATGCGGCAATCGGCGAGCGCATCGCATGGGAAGCCTCATTGGTTCCATTGGGTGGTGAGTGTGAAGGCGACCTGTCGTGTAATTTAGGCTCGTTAGACCTCACGGTTGGCGAGTATTTGCGCCGTTATCCCAAAGGGGCGCATGTCAGAGAAGCCCTTAACCAAATTTCCGAGTGGCTAACCAGTTTGATGCAGATAGACGAATCTATGGCGGATGAATTTTTCTATCCGGGGCAAAGGAAAGACTTTTTACCAAACTACAATGCACTACGGCGGGCGGTAAACGGAACCATCAATCCGATAAAAGCGGAGGTTTTAGACCTTCTTACCCAATTGGATAAGAAAGTAAAGTAAATCACCTTGTTCAAAAGCCGAACGCCAGAGTCTGCCTACCTATGCAGGCTCTTTTTTTGATCCCACGACCGTTCACCCCACATGAAACTATATCCGAAGAACATCACAAATAAACTTGGGTTCGATCTTCTCCAACAAAAATTGGATGCTTATACCCAAAGCCGTATGGGGCAAGAACGGGTTGAGGAAATGCAACCGTCTTCCGCCCTTTCGGTGGTGAAGCACGGTTTACGACAAGTCTCTGAAGCACAAGCTGTCCTCACGTTTGATGATGCGCTACCGCTCACGTCCTTACCAGATGTTCGTGAAGTGGTGCGCTTCATCTTGCCCGAAGGGGCTTTCATGCAGCCAGAAGCCCTGCTTGGGGTTGGTCATATTTTGGGCAATACCCGTCGGCTTAAGTCCTATCTTGATGCGCGGCGGAGCAAATATCCGGCATTGCACGAAATTGCCAACGACCTCCAACCACAAAAAAATGTGGAACGACGAATTGGCGACACCGTGGACGATACCGGACAGATTAAGGACGATGCATCACCAGAGTTGCGACGGATTAGAAGGCGTATTTTGCGCATACAAGGGGAATTACGTTCGCGGGTGATGTCCGAACTCCGACGGGCAGAAAAAGAAGGTTTCGCCGCCGATGACCAGCCTACCATTCGGAATGGACGTCTGGTTATCCCCGTCAAAGCAGAGGCAAAACGCAAAATTACGGGCTTCTTACATGATGTCTCGGCGACCGGACATACCGCTTATATTGAACCTGCGGCGGTGATGGAACTCAACAACGACCTGCGCGAGTTGGAAACCGAGGAAAGGCGTGAAATTGAACGCATCCTCCAAGCCGTATGTGCCGAACTCCGCACCGTTGCACCTGACATCTTGAACAATGTGGAAGCCTTAGGTTTACTCGATTTTATCTTGGCGAAAGCAAAATTGGCCAATGCCTTGGGTGGAATGGTTCCGCACGTAAATGATCGCGGGGTATTTAAGCTGAAGAAAGCCAAAAATCCCATGCTGATCCTGCGATATGACCAAGCAAAAAAGGAAATTGTGCCTTTAGACCTCACGTTGGGAGAACAGTTCAGGTCGTTGATCATTACGGGGCCAAATGCAGGCGGGAAATCTGTTGCCATGAAAACCGTGGGCCTGCTTGCCCTGATGGTGGCACATGGAATCCCGATCCCATGCAACGGGGATGCCTCCGATGTCTGTTTGTTTACAGGGATTTATGCAGATATTGGCGACGAACAAAGCATCGAAAACGATTTGTCCACGTTTAGCTCCCACCTCACACACCTACGCCATATGCTGGCAGATGCAGATGGGGGAACCTTGATTTTAATTGATGAAGCCGGAACCGGAACCGATCCGGCGGAGGGCGCGGCACTTTCTCAGGCAATGCTGGAACATTTCCACAAGGTGAATGCCACCGTGATCGTTACAACGCATCATGGTGCGCTCAAGGTTTTTGCGCATGAAACCCAAGGCATCGAAAACGGTGCGATGAGTTTCGACGAGGCGAATATTACGCCTACTTATCGGCTGCAAACAGGTATCCCCGGCTCGTCTTATGCCTTTGAAATGGCCGAACGCCTGCAACTGCCACCAGAAACGATTGTACGTGCCCGTAACCTGATGGGCACACAACAAGCCTCTTTTGAAAACCTGTTGCACGACTTCGCCCGAAAAAACGAGCACCTAACAGAGCAACTCAAAGCGCTTGATGCGGAAAAAGCGGGACTCGAAGCCAGCCGGAAGAAGTTTGAGGAACGGAGGCTACATCTGGAACAAGTGAAAGACCAAATCCGAAAAGATGCCCTAAACGAAGCACAAAAGGTCTTGAACCAAGCCAATGCAGAGGTGGAACGTACCATCCGCGAAATCCGAGAAGCCCAAGCTGAAGCTGAACGTACCAAGGTCGCGCGCCAGCAGTTGGAGGCAACCAAAGACCTCGTCAAAAAGTATCAACTCAATTTGGAAAAACGTACCAAAGCCAGAGAAGAACAACATGAGGCACAAAGACAACAAGAAGTGCAAAGACAACAAGGGGCAAAGACAACACCACAAAAAAAAGAGCAAAAACCAATTAAGGAAGCCTCAAGCACCATCTGCGTAGGGGATCAAGTGGTTGTTGGCGAAGGCACAACACCTGCTGAAGTCTTAGAGATCGTAGGCAAAAATGCGTTGGTTGCGCAAGGTTCTATGAAAGTCAAAGCTAAACTGAACCAACTCCGCAAAGTCGCTGGCCCAAGGAAACAAACGGTCACGGTTCGTCATCAATATTCCCCATCCGACGTTCTTTCCGTTGGACGTGCCCGCGTTCATTTAGACATTCGCGGCCAGCGGGTAGAGGATGCCAAAATTACCGTTACCCAGTTTTTGGATGATGCCATTGCTGCA encodes the following:
- the trpC gene encoding indole-3-glycerol phosphate synthase TrpC; amino-acid sequence: MSILNRIIEDTRLLVETRKQRIPASDLERSSHFSAPTLSLVKALRKPHLTVIAEIKKASPSKGLIRAEFPVQELALSYKHGRADAISVLTEPKYFLGSPEFLKQVRRTVDLPLLRKDFVIDPYQLLEARAWGADAVLLIATVLDPQELYDLHQMANELGLSCLVEVHDPKELDTLDLDQVKVMGVNNRNLHNFSVDLNQSLRVFAHVPSSIVRVAESGLKTPKDLAYLRQNGIDAVLIGETFMRANDPGEALQELLQETNHLLQATNHV
- a CDS encoding phosphoribosylanthranilate isomerase, yielding MKLKICGLTNLPDARYCAATNADFLGFIRYPKSPRYVSEADAKEIIAWIGGPETVGVYVNEPPETINEEATHIGFTYIQLSGDESPEDCAKIHLPVIKGFRVAEGETALRLRLRMEPFRPYVAYFLLDTHRKNEYGGTGEVFDWAIARELAKDFPLFLAGGLSHRNAHQAAESVRPFGLDVSSRLEEQPGRKDLDKVDAFMEVWASIQNEAR
- a CDS encoding WbqC family protein, translated to MNTTTERIDMMPHVAMCLPEYFPRISYFTTLLHTNKVILADSFQYSRQSHQNRTPIRTDAGTAWLSIPVRYRFGDPIHAVTFEPTQAEWREQHLKTLRNHYRASAMFDYYEASLTAFFEQAFLSLAQLNAASVKWLCAMIEHEIEIEQMSEWESPPKSLVELAQIWEKPLLTTQEAAPFVAKSGFSVYYPHQETVAYRQTYTGFYPDLSLLDLLFNYGPEALVFLRGVELKTL
- a CDS encoding carotenoid biosynthesis protein, giving the protein MSILEKKMTTNPYTQDRFFRWTVIAFLGTIGFSLVGMLLLYIPPVTAFFAPVLSWLIKIPTWIYMLLMPITVWLLYLPHLGLRKSLFFLAWAVFVGTIMELLGTATGFPFGKYFYTDLLGPKIMDLVPYFIPPAWYAMGLLSFDLATRLGHTGMQRVLTSSLFMVLWDFSLDPAMSYAQTFWVFPEGGFFFGMPPENWLGWFVSALIIMLGFEYLGRGIHPTLTPWVPRLWFLNAAFPFLVSLVSLKIAAFWFGLFASILPLLAVWAYEHSSTLKEPDIS
- a CDS encoding squalene/phytoene synthase family protein, whose product is MMPQMNNAHIWQEFQRHSRTFSMASRFLPSEIRMPVATLYLYCRQIDNIADELALTAGKEKALLALTEVAENVAAVFEGKPPRHPFWERLAEIHQRYELSSPPMFELIEGARWDLTDRRIDNEDDLLAYANLVAGCVGAMMLPFLAEEKEDRATLLPTARALGNAMQLTNIIRDVGDDFKSLRRIYIPATWMDDFEVTPSDLMGEDIPSGYPLLMERLMQMAEELYIEGFKGIHRLPRRVRGGIRMAARFYREIMNEVRRNGYNNLSKRAYVPKQRKMRLILDNDYYRRRDAMLPQNMHNRVYPPTLSMT
- a CDS encoding 1-acyl-sn-glycerol-3-phosphate acyltransferase, whose product is MTRSLLGRFWSSAMRKALDKAIERVVLMDEENLPNQPTIFYLNHHTHFDGHLIWLMIFQIRRNQGLVWMERWDEYPFLGLLGALPFPKDQPKARVQTLHRTIALLNKHPDWDFYIFPEGIQHPPEEGIMAFSPKILHRLSRELPQYVFCPVAIRVTWWSGERPTLLMKIGTPHSKPDGQEAQRLQNLLDDLAKPRTGTVRKLMEKPIRCKMGFGWMRRFFRDYPK
- a CDS encoding SH3 domain-containing protein, which encodes MYKYLFLCFLFAGSIQAQNQMIVTGSNIRVRQTADVSALEVGKLTLGAIVTQKGKSASKTTIGGKSDFWYQISSPNLSGWVFGGFLKPYTTSQKNLIYTELIRSRLSVEATNFLDEADLVVFTERAIREVKAPQLLGELEMSRLLAIQRAAKLMMMDTETGAYPEPYKTWVLRHEGKSLFYDEISAQYLLSTKDFWALATKYKNAAIGERIAWEASLVPLGGECEGDLSCNLGSLDLTVGEYLRRYPKGAHVREALNQISEWLTSLMQIDESMADEFFYPGQRKDFLPNYNALRRAVNGTINPIKAEVLDLLTQLDKKVK
- a CDS encoding Smr/MutS family protein, producing the protein MKLYPKNITNKLGFDLLQQKLDAYTQSRMGQERVEEMQPSSALSVVKHGLRQVSEAQAVLTFDDALPLTSLPDVREVVRFILPEGAFMQPEALLGVGHILGNTRRLKSYLDARRSKYPALHEIANDLQPQKNVERRIGDTVDDTGQIKDDASPELRRIRRRILRIQGELRSRVMSELRRAEKEGFAADDQPTIRNGRLVIPVKAEAKRKITGFLHDVSATGHTAYIEPAAVMELNNDLRELETEERREIERILQAVCAELRTVAPDILNNVEALGLLDFILAKAKLANALGGMVPHVNDRGVFKLKKAKNPMLILRYDQAKKEIVPLDLTLGEQFRSLIITGPNAGGKSVAMKTVGLLALMVAHGIPIPCNGDASDVCLFTGIYADIGDEQSIENDLSTFSSHLTHLRHMLADADGGTLILIDEAGTGTDPAEGAALSQAMLEHFHKVNATVIVTTHHGALKVFAHETQGIENGAMSFDEANITPTYRLQTGIPGSSYAFEMAERLQLPPETIVRARNLMGTQQASFENLLHDFARKNEHLTEQLKALDAEKAGLEASRKKFEERRLHLEQVKDQIRKDALNEAQKVLNQANAEVERTIREIREAQAEAERTKVARQQLEATKDLVKKYQLNLEKRTKAREEQHEAQRQQEVQRQQGAKTTPQKKEQKPIKEASSTICVGDQVVVGEGTTPAEVLEIVGKNALVAQGSMKVKAKLNQLRKVAGPRKQTVTVRHQYSPSDVLSVGRARVHLDIRGQRVEDAKITVTQFLDDAIAANLNRVEILHGTGTGALRMVLKEMLAHYEGVTRFEEAPWDLGGPGVTYVWLA